CTTAGCTTTTAAATCAAGTGACTATAAAGCAATGATTACCGATGCAAGAGAATTCTGCCCTACTTTAAAATCAGAAATTTTCTTTGATGATAATTGGGAATATTTTTTAAATAACGGACAGGATATTTCTGACGATGTGCTACATAGCTATGAAGAACATGTTCAATTTGATGATCCGGTAAACATTCAATATACATCAGGAACAACCGGATTTCCTAAAGGCGTAACGCTTTCCCATCATAATATTTTAAATAACGGATATTTTATCGGAATACGATTAAAATATACACAAAATGACAGAGTTTGTATTCCCGTTCCATTTTACCACTGCTTCGGAATGGTGATCGGAAATATATGCTGTACTTCTCACGGAGCCTGTATGGTGATTCCTAACGACAGCTTTGATCCGGATATTACACTGAAAGTGGTTTCGGATGAAAAATGCACCTCTTTATATGGAGTTCCTACCATGTTTATCGCTGAATTGGCTGTAAAAGATTTTGATACTTTTGATTTTTCGAGCTTAAGAACTGGGGTAATGGCTGGTTCTGTCTGTCCGCCTGAAATCATGAAAAAAGTGGAAAGCCTCATGAATATTAAAGAAATGAGCATCTGCTATGGAATGACGGAAACCTCTCCTGTTTCTACCCAGACTTTAATTGGAACCCCTTTTGAAAAGCAGGTAAATACCGTAGGAACTGTTCAGGATCATTTAGAAATAAAAATCATTGATGAAAACGGCAAAATCCTTAAACGCGGCGAACATGGAGAGCTATGCACAAGAGGATATTCTGTTATGCTGAAATACTGGAACGATCCTGAAAACACTAAAAAAGTTATTGATGACGGCAGATGGATGCATACAGGAGATATGGCCGTAATGGATGAAGAAGGCTACGTTACCATTTCCGGAAGAATTAAAGATCTGATTATCCGTGGCGGAGAAAATATTTCCCCAAAAGAAATCGAAGATTTTTTATACACCTATCCTAATATTTTAGATGTTCAGATCATTGGAGTACCCAGTGAAAAATTTGGAGAAGAAGTTATGGCCTGGGTAAAAGTAAGAAAAGGCTTCAATGTAACAGAAGAAGAACTTTTAAATTATTGCAAAGGAAGAATTGCCCATTATAAAGTTCCAAAATACTGGAAGTTTGTAGAAGAATTCCCGATGACGATCTCAGGAAAGATAAGAAAAATAGAGATGCGGGAAGTCTCTGTGAAAGAACTTGGCCTGGAACATATAAAAGAATAATCCGTAAATAAAAAAAGCATTTCAGATTGAAATGCTTTTTTTTATTTTTTTAGAGTTCTTTTCTTAATCTTGCTACAGGAATATTCAGCTGTTCACGGTATTTTGCGATCGTTCTTCTCGCAATATTATAGCCCTGCTCCTTCAAAATGACTACCAATGCATCATCCGTCAATGGCTTTCTTTTATTTTCCTTATCAATAACCTCCTGAAGATGGGTTTTAATCTCTTTTGTAGAAACCTCTTCACCGTCATCATTGGTTAAACTATCCGAAAATAAATCTTTAAGATATACTATTCCGTTCGGAGTATCTGCATATTTACTTTTTACCACTCTGGAAATTGTGGAGATATCAAAACCGGTAATATCTGCGATATCCTTTAAAATCATCGGCTTTAATGACTTCTCATCGCCTGTAATGAAATAGTCCTTCTGGAATTTCACAATGGCAGTAATGGTCTGCAATAAAGTATTCTGACGCTGGTTGATGGCATCAATATACCATTTTGCCGCATCCAGTTTTTGCTTAATAAATAAAGCAGCCTGCTTATGTTCTGCAGAGTTCTTATCATGGGAATACGTTGATAAAATATCCTTATACTCTTCAGAAACTCTTAAAGTAGGCGCATTCTTACTGTTCAGCATCGGAATAACCTGCCCGTCTTTTACCTGAATGACAAAATCGGGAATGATTTCCTGATTAATAGTAATCGTCTGAGTATCGAAATTACCTCCTACTTTCGGTGATAGTTTGGATATTTCATCCAGTGCATCCTTCAAATCTTCTTCCTCAATATCATACTTCTGAATGA
Above is a genomic segment from Chryseobacterium geocarposphaerae containing:
- a CDS encoding AMP-binding protein; its protein translation is MPLSYVHGASDIPLLGQTIGANLKNTVEKFPHQEALICVHQNYRATYQEFYNQTTAVAKALIFLGAKAGDRIGIWSTNRYEWVLLQYATARIGAILVNINPAYRTSELIFVINQSEMSHLFSSLAFKSSDYKAMITDAREFCPTLKSEIFFDDNWEYFLNNGQDISDDVLHSYEEHVQFDDPVNIQYTSGTTGFPKGVTLSHHNILNNGYFIGIRLKYTQNDRVCIPVPFYHCFGMVIGNICCTSHGACMVIPNDSFDPDITLKVVSDEKCTSLYGVPTMFIAELAVKDFDTFDFSSLRTGVMAGSVCPPEIMKKVESLMNIKEMSICYGMTETSPVSTQTLIGTPFEKQVNTVGTVQDHLEIKIIDENGKILKRGEHGELCTRGYSVMLKYWNDPENTKKVIDDGRWMHTGDMAVMDEEGYVTISGRIKDLIIRGGENISPKEIEDFLYTYPNILDVQIIGVPSEKFGEEVMAWVKVRKGFNVTEEELLNYCKGRIAHYKVPKYWKFVEEFPMTISGKIRKIEMREVSVKELGLEHIKE
- the rpoN gene encoding RNA polymerase factor sigma-54, yielding MLKQHLQLKLGQKLAPQQIQLMKLIQLHTLEFEEELERELEENPALEIAKEDSKEDDYSSLEDSYESEGTESIETDFDVNEYLYDDEPSYKTASSNYSPDDEEFDNESLLTEGQSLYDYLMEQIHLVNISDEDVKIAEYIIGNLDTDGYLRREIKSIVDDLAFSQGIYTTKEKVEDILENYIQKLDPSGVGARNLQECLLLQIEKKVSSDKAVSLAANILRHQFDALTNKHYNKIIQKYDIEEEDLKDALDEISKLSPKVGGNFDTQTITINQEIIPDFVIQVKDGQVIPMLNSKNAPTLRVSEEYKDILSTYSHDKNSAEHKQAALFIKQKLDAAKWYIDAINQRQNTLLQTITAIVKFQKDYFITGDEKSLKPMILKDIADITGFDISTISRVVKSKYADTPNGIVYLKDLFSDSLTNDDGEEVSTKEIKTHLQEVIDKENKRKPLTDDALVVILKEQGYNIARRTIAKYREQLNIPVARLRKEL